One region of Candidatus Poribacteria bacterium genomic DNA includes:
- a CDS encoding FAD-binding oxidoreductase — MSNSNQLHEDIVQIVGEAGLLPNDQLNRYAIDGMGPQAVVVPASTHEIQEVLGYAADNELSVIPAGSGTKLGVGNPPEGVDLILSTSRLDQVLEYEPADLTVTVEAGIRLAVLQAKLAEHGQYFSLDPPYADRCTIGGITATNASGPSRFRFGSARDLVLGMRVVQSSGTVVKSGGKVVKNVAGYDLNKLYLGSFGTLGVITEVSLKLQPLPEIERNILLTFADIGEAVNVASEISSSQLLPTFFNLFVNGAPLTDRPEPCLLIGLDGHPETVEWQIDSVKTIAQQNGAVGVGVYEGRWQQELQASMCAFPEGGSATATVICRANLRMTDVGDFIKTVLEMNDSVSWRVRATGLMGNGVVYIIFSDFPDGEVPVHQVADTIANLRDVAANVGGNLIVESAPTALKRQIDVWGPIGRSFELMKAIKTKLDPIGLLNVGRFVGGI; from the coding sequence ATGTCCAACTCAAATCAGTTACACGAAGATATAGTTCAAATTGTTGGCGAAGCGGGGTTGCTTCCTAACGACCAACTAAATCGCTATGCAATTGACGGCATGGGCCCCCAAGCTGTCGTTGTACCTGCATCAACCCACGAGATTCAAGAAGTGTTGGGCTATGCTGCGGATAACGAGTTGTCAGTTATCCCTGCGGGAAGTGGGACCAAGTTAGGGGTCGGCAATCCGCCAGAGGGGGTCGATTTGATCCTGTCAACGTCAAGGTTGGACCAAGTGTTGGAATATGAGCCCGCCGACCTGACGGTGACGGTGGAGGCAGGAATTCGGCTCGCGGTGCTCCAAGCCAAGTTGGCTGAACATGGACAATATTTCTCACTCGATCCGCCTTACGCTGATCGGTGCACAATTGGTGGAATAACCGCAACAAATGCCAGCGGTCCTTCGCGGTTTCGATTTGGCAGTGCTCGAGATCTTGTCCTCGGAATGCGGGTTGTCCAATCGAGCGGAACCGTTGTTAAGAGCGGTGGCAAGGTTGTCAAAAATGTAGCCGGATATGATCTCAATAAGTTGTACCTTGGATCGTTCGGTACACTGGGGGTGATAACGGAAGTTTCGCTCAAGCTGCAACCGTTACCAGAAATTGAGCGTAATATTTTATTAACTTTTGCCGACATTGGGGAGGCGGTGAATGTTGCTTCAGAAATATCAAGTTCGCAACTGCTGCCCACTTTCTTTAACCTATTTGTCAATGGTGCACCGCTCACCGACAGGCCTGAACCCTGCCTCTTGATTGGGCTGGACGGCCATCCCGAAACCGTTGAATGGCAAATTGATTCTGTTAAGACAATAGCGCAACAAAACGGGGCTGTCGGTGTAGGAGTGTATGAAGGGCGATGGCAGCAGGAACTCCAGGCGTCGATGTGCGCCTTTCCAGAGGGCGGATCGGCTACTGCGACCGTCATCTGTCGAGCGAATCTCCGTATGACCGATGTTGGAGACTTCATTAAGACCGTCTTAGAGATGAATGATTCAGTCTCTTGGCGGGTACGAGCGACGGGATTAATGGGAAATGGCGTTGTCTATATCATCTTCTCAGACTTTCCCGACGGTGAGGTGCCGGTGCATCAGGTGGCGGACACTATCGCAAATCTACGCGACGTTGCTGCGAATGTTGGTGGAAACCTAATCGTTGAGTCCGCACCAACAGCGCTCAAACGTCAAATTGATGTCTGGGGACCGATCGGTCGTAGTTTTGAACTGATGAAAGCAATCAAAACCAAGCTGGATCCGATCGGTTTGTTGAATGTAGGGCGTTTTGTCGGCGGGATTTAG